Proteins found in one Mytilus edulis chromosome 2, xbMytEdul2.2, whole genome shotgun sequence genomic segment:
- the LOC139511992 gene encoding uncharacterized protein isoform X1, producing the protein MFPSPGRTSGKTSPRSESVDTTLAPTLTQEKDVEYLIIHGQHTPRNRKINYAESKANEEEYRDFVKALFVKYKPEMVVSGTAFTAPGAIEVDTTTHAIDAHDILKKKDKELLDNLKKSKHEDTDIGKLHKELSNANFLLANIEYDIDSLKAHEEMNQYLLNKIKNEHKILRDEKYYIQKQLALARRSCSGQNKRKSKEVEHLNIAYNKLDQKERSTRRRIAILEAELSLIISKLDVPKSKKEKPVVPPLDLSKLGERKVLPPLNNAPKAPRKGVHINSLAKENFTDFNTGTKRRMKAPEPKLSNSTPIMQNHEFVRPAPSVRDTRKIHPNKTGQRNQPEKRTVRQVIYKNKPVHVLTRIDDGTKADEFKLPDIVKGSQLIDKSKIVPKQACESRRTAPRRAARKPANKERPPFCDQIKASQYFSHSDH; encoded by the exons aTGTTTCCTTCTCCAGGACGCACGTCTGGGAAAACGTCACCTAGATCTGAGAGTGTAGACACGACCCTTGCTCCGACCCTTACTCAGGAAAAGG ATGTTGAATATCTGATTATCCATGGACAACATACACCAAGGAATCGGAAGATAAATTATGCAGAATCTAAAG caAATGAAGAAGAATACAGAGACTTTGTGAAAGCCTTGTTTGTAAAGTATAAACCAG AGATGGTTGTATCAGGAACTGCATTTACTGCTCCTGGAGCTATTGAGGTTGATACAACTACACACGCCATTGATGCACATGACATCCTCAAGAAGAAGGATAAAGA ATTACTAGATAACTTGAAGAAGTCTAAACATGAAGATACTGATATTGGTAAACTCCATAAGGAACTCAGTAATGCTAACTTCCTCCTGGCTAACATTGAGTATGACATTGATAGCTTGAAAGCACACGAAGAAATGAACCAATACCtgctaaataaaataaaaaatgagcaCAAAATTCTCAGAGATGAGAAATACTACATCCAGAAACAGTTGGCTCTGGCTAGAAGAAGTTGCAGTGGGCAGAACAAGCGCAAGAGCAAAGAAGTTGAACATCTGAACATTGCATATAATAAATTGGATCAAAAAGAGAGAAGCACAAGAAGACGCATTGCTATTTTGGAAGCTGAGCTCTCCCTTATTATCTCGAAGCTAGACGTGCCAAAATCTAAGAAGGAAAAGCCTGTAGTTCCTCCTCTTGATCTATCAAAACTTGGTGAGCGCAAAGTTTTGCCACCATTGAACAATGCACCAAAAGCACCAAGAAAAGGTGTACACATAAATTCTTTGGCAAAGGAAAACTTCACTGATTTCAACACTGGTACCAAGAGGAGAATGAAGGCTCCAGAACCAAAGCTGTCTAACAGCACACCTATCATGCAGAATCATGAGTTTGTGAGACCAGCTCCTTCTGTAAGAGATACCAGAAAAATACATCCAAATAAAACTGGTCAAAGAAACCAGCCTGAAAAGAGGACTGTCAGACAG GTTATATACAAGAATAAGCCAGTACATGTACTAACAAGGATTGATGACGGCACAAAAGCAGATGAATTCAAGCTCCCTGATATCGTTAAAGGATCTCAGTTGATAGATAAATCCAAGATTGTACCAAAGCAAGCCTGTGAATCAAGAAGAACTGCTCCAAGGCGTGCAGCTAGGAAACCTGCTAACAAGGAGAGACCCCCATTTTGTGATCAGATCAAGGCTTCTCAATATTTCTCACACTCAGATCACTAA
- the LOC139511989 gene encoding 26S proteasome non-ATPase regulatory subunit 3-like: MVKNTDVEMKEAPSQTKNKKTDPKIEDVAMDEGEAEEPKKDPDLLTLEDIKDYVRQIEKSVSAKEPRYMSRVMRSLVNVRRRLNQTILRKLFQGYLLTQAVQRDELIAFLDKPMESNGIGPTFRPKSGKSATIPVIPEVEIYLHLLLIIHLIDLKKYTQAVACSEKLMTKIIPLNRRTLGELAAKCYFYHSRGYELTNQLEKLRSFFHSRLRTATLRSDFDGQASILNLLLRNYLHYNLIEQADKLVSKSTFPETASNNEWARYLFYLGRIKSAQLEYSDAHKHLLQALRKAPTHGAVGFKQTVHKLAITVELLLGDIPDRHLFRQPSMRKTLAPYFQLTQAVRIGNLAKFNEVLAKFGSKFQAENTYTLIIRLRHNVIKTGVRMINLSYSKISLMDISQKLMLDSPEDAEYIVAKAIRDGVIEATIDHEKGYVQSKEISDIYNTREPMTAFHQRISFCLDIHNASVKAMRFPPKSYNKDLESAEERREREQQELESAKEIADEDFDGFP; the protein is encoded by the exons ATGGTGAAAAATACAGACGTTGAGATGAAAGAGGCACCAagtcaaacaaaaaacaaaaagactgACCCGAAAATTGAAGATGTTGCAATGGATGAGGGAGAAGCTGAAGAACCAAAGAAAGATCCAGATCTCTTAACACTTGAAG acATAAAAGATTATGTACGTCAGATTGAGAAATCAGTTTCTGCAAAAGAACCTCGCTATATGTCAAGAGTAATGCGTAGTCTTGTAAATGTTAGAAGACGACTGAATCAAACCATACTGAGAAAACTGTTTCAGGGATACCTTTTGACACAGGCTGTACAAAGAGATGAATTAATAGCTTTTCTTGATAAG CCAATGGAATCCAATGGCATTGGACCTACATTCAGACCCAAATCCGGTAAAAGTGCAACGATACCTGTAATACCAGAGGTAGAAATATACCTTCACCTGTTGTTAATTATACATCTGATTGACCTCAAGAAATATACTCAG GCTGTTGCATGTTCAGAAAAGTTGATGACTAAGATTATTCCCTTGAATAGAAGGACATTAGGAGAATTGGCTGCTAAATGTTACTTTTATCACTCGAGGGGTTATGAACTAACAAATCAGTTGGAAAAACTCAGATC aTTTTTCCACTCTAGATTAAGAACAGCAACATTAAGATCAGATTTTGATGGTCAAGCCAGTATATTGAATCTTTTGTTACGTAACTATCTCCACTACAATCTGATAGAACAAGCTGACAAATTGGTGTCCAAATCAACTTTCCCAGAAACAGCATCTAATAATGAATGGGCCAGATATTTGTTTTATCTTG GCAGAATAAAATCAGCACAGTTAGAGTATTCAGATGCACATAAACATTTATTACAAGCCTTAAGGAAGGCTCCAACACATGGAGCTGTTGGATTTAAACAAACA GTACACAAATTAGCCATTACAGTAGAATTATTGTTGGGTGATATCCCAGACAGACATTTATTCAGACAACCATCTATGAGAAAAACCTTAGCTCCATACTTCCAGTTAACTCAAG CCGTAAGAATTGGTAACTTAGCAAAATttaatgaggtgctggccaaaTTTGGTTCCAAGTTTCAAGCAGAAAATACCTACACATTAATTATTCGATTGAGACACAATGTGATAAAGACTGGTGTTCGTATGATAAATTTGTCCTATTCTAAGATCTCGCTGATGGATATATCACAGAAATTAATGCTTGACAGTCCAGAAGATGCAGAGTATATTGTAGCCAAG GCAATTAGAGATGGTGTCATTGAGGCTACCATTGACCATGAGAAGGGATATGTGCAGTCAAAGGAAATCAGTGATATTTACAACACCAGGGAACCAATGACTGCATTCCATCAACGTATCAGCTTTTGTTTAGATATACACAATGCTTCAGTAAAG GCCATGAGGTTTCCACCCAAATCATACAACAAAGATCTAGAGTCAGCAGAG GAGAGACGAGAACGTGAACAACAAGAATTGGAAAGTGCTAAAGAAATTGCAGATGAAGATTTTGATGGTTTCCCTTGA
- the LOC139511992 gene encoding uncharacterized protein isoform X2: MVVSGTAFTAPGAIEVDTTTHAIDAHDILKKKDKELLDNLKKSKHEDTDIGKLHKELSNANFLLANIEYDIDSLKAHEEMNQYLLNKIKNEHKILRDEKYYIQKQLALARRSCSGQNKRKSKEVEHLNIAYNKLDQKERSTRRRIAILEAELSLIISKLDVPKSKKEKPVVPPLDLSKLGERKVLPPLNNAPKAPRKGVHINSLAKENFTDFNTGTKRRMKAPEPKLSNSTPIMQNHEFVRPAPSVRDTRKIHPNKTGQRNQPEKRTVRQVIYKNKPVHVLTRIDDGTKADEFKLPDIVKGSQLIDKSKIVPKQACESRRTAPRRAARKPANKERPPFCDQIKASQYFSHSDH, translated from the exons ATGGTTGTATCAGGAACTGCATTTACTGCTCCTGGAGCTATTGAGGTTGATACAACTACACACGCCATTGATGCACATGACATCCTCAAGAAGAAGGATAAAGA ATTACTAGATAACTTGAAGAAGTCTAAACATGAAGATACTGATATTGGTAAACTCCATAAGGAACTCAGTAATGCTAACTTCCTCCTGGCTAACATTGAGTATGACATTGATAGCTTGAAAGCACACGAAGAAATGAACCAATACCtgctaaataaaataaaaaatgagcaCAAAATTCTCAGAGATGAGAAATACTACATCCAGAAACAGTTGGCTCTGGCTAGAAGAAGTTGCAGTGGGCAGAACAAGCGCAAGAGCAAAGAAGTTGAACATCTGAACATTGCATATAATAAATTGGATCAAAAAGAGAGAAGCACAAGAAGACGCATTGCTATTTTGGAAGCTGAGCTCTCCCTTATTATCTCGAAGCTAGACGTGCCAAAATCTAAGAAGGAAAAGCCTGTAGTTCCTCCTCTTGATCTATCAAAACTTGGTGAGCGCAAAGTTTTGCCACCATTGAACAATGCACCAAAAGCACCAAGAAAAGGTGTACACATAAATTCTTTGGCAAAGGAAAACTTCACTGATTTCAACACTGGTACCAAGAGGAGAATGAAGGCTCCAGAACCAAAGCTGTCTAACAGCACACCTATCATGCAGAATCATGAGTTTGTGAGACCAGCTCCTTCTGTAAGAGATACCAGAAAAATACATCCAAATAAAACTGGTCAAAGAAACCAGCCTGAAAAGAGGACTGTCAGACAG GTTATATACAAGAATAAGCCAGTACATGTACTAACAAGGATTGATGACGGCACAAAAGCAGATGAATTCAAGCTCCCTGATATCGTTAAAGGATCTCAGTTGATAGATAAATCCAAGATTGTACCAAAGCAAGCCTGTGAATCAAGAAGAACTGCTCCAAGGCGTGCAGCTAGGAAACCTGCTAACAAGGAGAGACCCCCATTTTGTGATCAGATCAAGGCTTCTCAATATTTCTCACACTCAGATCACTAA